In Drechmeria coniospora strain ARSEF 6962 chromosome 03, whole genome shotgun sequence, the DNA window CTACGCCGAGTCATCGGCGCAATGGCAAAGGCATGCATGGCATTCATTGCATGGCCTTGGCCATAaacacgcacgcacgcacatgTCTAACAGGCAGGGGGACTCCCTTCTTCTAGTATTGGAACGACACGCAGGAGATCGACATGGAGTTTCTCTCGAGGGAGTTTGATGCCTCCAAGAAGCTGTATCCGGTCAATCTCGTCATACAGTCGCCCAAGTCGATGGAGGCGGGGTACGACGCCAGCAAGACGGGCACGTTCAAGCGCGTCAACCTCGGCTTTGATCCCACCGACGGCTTTCACGAGTACCGCTTCGACTATCTGCCCGGCCGCGTCCTGTTCTACGCCGACAGCCAAATGCTGACCGAGATGACGGGCGACGTGATGCCGTCGGGTGCCGGTCACGTCATCCTGCAGCACTGGAGCAACGGGAATCCCCTGTGGTCCGgtgggccgccgacgcaggaTGCCTTGCTCACCGTCAGCTACGTCAAGGCATACTTCAACTCGTccggctcggccggcctCTCGGCCTGGTCGAGGCAGTGCTCGGATACGAAAACGACTGTGTGTGCCGTCCAGGACACGgctgccgacgccatcggcaccggGGGACATTTCTTTACCGATCAGAGGAACAAGAGCTCAGGgggtgacgacgagaacAAAGGCCCACGTCGGACGGATCCGAGTCGTGGCGCCGCGCGAATAGCTCTGCTCGCCATGTCGCTGATGCTGATGATGAGCTGACGGTGGCATTGCTAGCACCGGCACGACGAACAAAAAAAACTCCCCTTGAAGGCCATTGCAAAATTACAAGTTCTTTTGCTCCCTCTCTTTGTCAGGTTTGCTGAATGGAAGGACGGGCCAAGCTGTTCAAGTTTGTCGAAATATCATATGCAGTCGTCCTCACAGGGACGGCAACCGAAATCATGTACTCTGTTTGTGAGTGTTGCAGGCTGTCGCCAAGGCAGGCCAGAGGTATTAATACATTGCTTGTGGTTTCATCGTGATGATGCACCTTTATTGTACGGATTATTCTGTAGGTATAGATTGCTGTGGATGGTACATGTGTACTGAGAtgcacttaagtaagtacagtacaactactccgtgcGAAGCACcgtgtccatgtacagtaggtaagtaTGTAATTACCTCGAACTCCGTattataagtactgtacgcataGCTGGGCAGCATCGGTGGATCCCGGCATCCGTTGTTCCATCCCGTCTCGAACGTCTCGACCGTCGACTCCCAACAACGATCCTCCCTGCCCGAAGCTCGGCAGACAAGCCTGGAAGAACCTAGGCCACACGGCATACGGACCTGGACGACGGCAATCCCCCAACCGACCCCCTCCAGCTCCCCCAATCCGAGGCCGAAAGTTCAAAGTCTTGCACGCTAGGGGGGGACTGACACAAAGTACTGTATCTAGATGCAAAGGTAAGgggtaggtaagtacttaaggTGGTCCACGATACCGACTAGGTGGCCTGTTTTACTCCGAGGATTGAATGGTAAACTACATTCAATACTAGGTATCTACCCAGTCACGGACAGCCGCTCTGCCTGCTTAATTTCTGTTCACGGCCCCTCCAATCTTGGCCGACGCTGCCATGGCACCGGACACTCTCGATATCGTCCTCCGCAACGATACCGGCGCGGACCAGCTGTACGCTCACATCACGGGCTCTGACGAGAACGGTGGCGTTGTCATCATCCGTGCCGACGGCAAGTCCGCCTATCATCCCCCCTCGCCTGCCGACAGACTCCAACCCCTCGGTGCCGACTGCTCCATCCAGGTCGGTGCCAGTGGTAGTGCGCGCACCATCTCCATCCCCCGCCTGTCGGGCGCTCGCATCTGGTTCTCCAAGCACGAACCCCTGGCCTTCTTCCTCAACCCGGGTCCTGCTCTCGTGGAGCCCTCGGCGACCAACCCTGCCGACGCCAACTACAACCTCGACTGGGGCTTCTGCGAGTTCACCTGGAACGCTCACGAGCTCTACGCCAACATCTCCTTCGTCGACTTCGTCGGCCTGCCGGTCTCGCTGCAGCTCACGACGCGCGACGGGACGGTCAAGACGGTTCCGGGCATGCCCCAAGATTCCCTTGACCAGGTCTGCTCTAAGCTCGAGGCCCAGGCAagcgccgacggctgcggcTGGGACAAGCTCGTCATCCGtggccccgacggcgccgcgctGCGAGCCCTGAGTCCCAATTCAGGgcgcgtcctcgtcccagGCCTCTTGGATGACTACTTCCAGCCCtacgtcgatgccgtctgGGACAAGTACGCTGCCGAGGACCTCGTTGTCAATACCCAGTTCCGCTGGGGAGACGCAAAGGGTCGCGTCAAGGATGGCAAGCTGGTCTTTGACGGCCTCGGATCCTTTTCCAAACCGTCGACCGCCGACATTCTCACCTGCAGCACCGGACCCTTTGCCCCCGGCGAAAGTGCTTCTGATGTCATGCTCAATATTGGCgcccgcatcgccgccgccttcaacCGCTCAACTCTGCTCATCAACACGAGACAgcccgagggcgagcgagtGGATTCGTACTACAAGCACCCGGTGACAAACCATTACTCCCGCATCTGCCATGAAGTAAGCGTCGGGAGCCGAGGATACGCCTTTCCGTACGATGACGTCGGCGCCTCGACCGGCATCGATCAGTCAGGATTTGTCAACGATCCAAACCCCAGGGAGCTGATCGTTGCTGTTGGTCGGCCATTGTCGAGCGGTTTGTGATGGGCTGACGTGTCCGTATTATTTCTCAGTAGTTTGCGTGTGCGTATCTCGCGCTTTCCTATGCGCATGCCGTTCGTTGCATACACACATAGACTCCATTTCTGTAAAAAATGTAGGGcatataaatatatatatccATGCGCTCGCGCACGCGCAGGCGTTGACGGTGTGGTATACGCGTAGCAAATATTTCCCCATGTACAAGTCAGGCCAGGCCGCTCACCTGGCGACCCTTCCTCTGCTGCCTAGTAGCTGCCTCTCGCCTACCAGCTGTCAAAGTTTCCAAAACCGCCGGGTTTGAGCTTCTTTTTGGGCGGCTCCCCCCACGTATCCACGTCATCGGCTcctgcatcgccgccgtcgactgcgCCAGCAACGGCTTGCAAATACTTGCCCACGCTCTCCTTGCCGCCTGCGCTCTCTATCGTGCCATCTCTCCTGATCCTCTTCCCCGTCCACGTTGTTTTGTCATCCTCGGTGCCCCCTTGTCTTCGAGCCTCCTCTCTCTGCGCCTCTCGAAGCTCCTCATCCTTGCGCTGAACCTGAAACTCTTCAAACGGATCGATTAGGACAACGACGTTTTTGATGGAAATCTTGTTCAGCGGTCTGTTGGATCCGTCGGTGGGCACATCCTCCATTCTCGTcaggacggcgtcgtcgcccggaGCGATGCGACCAAAAATGGTATGCTTGTGGTTGAGATGCGGTGCTGGCTTGTACGTGATGAAAAACTGTGACGAGTTTGTGTTTTTGCCTTTGTTGGCCATGGAGACTGTACGTTCCTGTTAGCTTCCACGACCACGTGCTGGACGATCGGCTCGCGTGCTTGGGCCGATGGCGCTCACCTATTCCTCGCGCGTTATGCGTCAGGGGCCCCTCGATCTCGTCGTTGAACTGCTTGCCCCATATGCTGCTGC includes these proteins:
- a CDS encoding glycoside hydrolase family 16 protein translates to MRLLLFFLAFVPPPGAAVCECGYSVQGPPDGRADGPWLFTDALESDFTRIANISRDRDWVRQRFDVSAEAGRGKYGKAFDPANVVSRPRPRTDDEGEPPRWSGLELRVGGALEGNAVPVAEVDSSRLDMQWGSYRAAMKLPTVSGTCSAFFWYWNDTQEIDMEFLSREFDASKKLYPVNLVIQSPKSMEAGYDASKTGTFKRVNLGFDPTDGFHEYRFDYLPGRVLFYADSQMLTEMTGDVMPSGAGHVILQHWSNGNPLWSGGPPTQDALLTVSYVKAYFNSSGSAGLSAWSRQCSDTKTTVCAVQDTAADAIGTGGHFFTDQRNKSSGGDDENKGPRRTDPSRGAARIALLAMSLMLMMS
- a CDS encoding CBM6-containing protein gives rise to the protein MAPDTLDIVLRNDTGADQLYAHITGSDENGGVVIIRADGKSAYHPPSPADRLQPLGADCSIQVGASGSARTISIPRLSGARIWFSKHEPLAFFLNPGPALVEPSATNPADANYNLDWGFCEFTWNAHELYANISFVDFVGLPVSLQLTTRDGTVKTVPGMPQDSLDQVCSKLEAQASADGCGWDKLVIRGPDGAALRALSPNSGRVLVPGLLDDYFQPYVDAVWDKYAAEDLVVNTQFRWGDAKGRVKDGKLVFDGLGSFSKPSTADILTCSTGPFAPGESASDVMLNIGARIAAAFNRSTLLINTRQPEGERVDSYYKHPVTNHYSRICHEVSVGSRGYAFPYDDVGASTGIDQSGFVNDPNPRELIVAVGRPLSSGL